The Bombus fervidus isolate BK054 chromosome 6, iyBomFerv1, whole genome shotgun sequence genome contains a region encoding:
- the Alien gene encoding COP9 signalosome complex subunit 2 alien, which translates to MSDGEDDFMCEEEEDYGLEYSEDSNSEPDVDLENQYYNSKALKEDDPKAALQSFQKVLDLEGGEKGEWGFKALKQMIKINFKLGNYKEMMARYKQLLTYIKSAVTRNHSEKSINSILDYISTSKNMELLQDFYETTLDALKDAKNDRLWFKTNTKLGKLYFDRSDFNKLAKILKQLHQSCQTDDGEDDLKKGTQLLEIYALEIQMYTAQKNNKKLKTLYEQSLHIKSAIPHPLIMGVIRECGGKMHLREGEFERAHTDFFEAFKNYDESGSPRRTTCLKYLVLANMLMKSGINPFDSQEAKPYKNDPEILAMTNLVVSYQNNDINQFELILKQNRNNIMDDPFIREHIEDLLRNIRTQVLIKLIKPYTRIYIPFISKELNIDVSEVESLLVSCILDSTIRGRIDQVNQVLELDKKSVCAARYNALDKWTGQLHSLHLTIVNKMS; encoded by the exons atgtcAGACGGTGAAGATGATTTTATGTGTGAGGAAGAGGAAGATTATGGTCTT gAATACTCTGAAGACTCAAATTCAGAACCTGATGTTGATTTAGAGAACcaatattataatagtaaAGCTTTAAAAGAGGATGATCCAAAAGCAGCTCTACAAAGTTTTCAAAAAGTTTTGGATTTAGAGGGAGGAGAGAAGGGTGAATGGGGTTTCAAGGCTTTGAagcaaatgataaaaattaattttaaattg GGTAATTATAAGGAAATGATGGCAAGGTATAAGCAATTATTAACTTACATTAAAAGTGCAGTTACTAGAAACCATTcagaaaaatcaataaattccATATTAGATTATATTAGTACCTCAAAGAAT ATGGAATTATTACaagatttttatgaaactACTTTAGATGCGTTAAAGGATGCTAAAAATGATAGGTTATGGTTTAAAACTAATACAAAATTGGGAAAATTATACTTTGATCGATCagattttaacaaattagcaaagatattaaaacaacTTCATCAAAGTTGCCAG ACTGATGATGGGGAGGATGATTTGAAGAAGGGTACACAACTTTTGGAAATCTATGCATTAGAAATACAAATGTATACAGCACaaaagaataataagaaattaaagacTTTATATGAACAAAGTTTACATATTAAAAGTGCTATACCACATCCATTAATAATGGGTGTCATTAGAG aatgtGGAGGGAAAATGCATTTAAGAGAAGGTGAATTTGAAAGAGCACACACTGATTTCTTTGAAGCTTTCAAAAATTACGATGAATCCGGATCACCAAGACGTACTACATGTCTGAAATATTTAGTTTTAGCAAATAt GCTTATGAAATCTGGTATCAATCCATTTGACTCTCAGGAAGCAAAACCATACAAAAATGATCCAGAGATTTTGGCAATGACAAACTTAGTAGTCAGTTACcaaaataatgatattaatcagtttgaattaattttaaaacaaaacaGGAATAATATAATGGATGATCCTTTCATAAGGGAACATATTGAAgatttattacgtaatatacgCACACAG gttttaatcaaattaattaaaccatACACTAGAATTTACATCCCTTTTATAagcaaagaattaaatatcgatGTATCAGAGGTTGAAAGTCTCTTAGTGTCTTGTATTTTGGATAGTACTATCCGTGGTCGTATTGATCAG GTGAACCAAGTGCTCGAATTGGATAAAAAATCAGTATGCGCGGCGCGTTATAACGCTCTTGATAAGTGGACAGGACAGTTACACTCTTTGCATTTAACTATAGTAAATAAGATGTCGTAA